A single Eriocheir sinensis breed Jianghai 21 unplaced genomic scaffold, ASM2467909v1 Scaffold46, whole genome shotgun sequence DNA region contains:
- the LOC126992427 gene encoding uncharacterized protein LOC126992427, with protein sequence MLLRQKVCQGGSSVGHDYLRDRTAKVRFQGHVSSKQGFENGTPQGGVLSPTLFNALMEALAGLPLGRNVTLLSYADDLALVAVGRGNRLSWAQKALDSVTAACRDLGLSVSAGKSRAMSILGPTPEQSLRIQGVRLEWCTAYQYLGVWIDHRLTFSKEAEYLKSRMKCRLTVMRRMTTTRAGATHRVLKLYYVQAVRTLADYAAVAMVSLSDSVATSLERCQNDALRHILGAPRWTKLEALRAEAELPPLMLRIEQVAAAWAAKTVVRLSDTPARRRLLTSLAQDARLFTDRTWARGIARATRLSLPDVDLAGRGPDEKAEGYVDPPPWAADVARFHMDPLPFSKQQCSRETLLAHARGTLARTSSDGASVYYTDGSVDRERGRTAAAFVSGEETHGWRTGDHCSTLQAELVALLTALQHALRTDNKDINVYTDSMTALQTLRRDRVRDNIRLVTMTLDTLARLRRDERAVTFAWIPSHVGVPGNEAADAAAKQALDQDRIAIEVPVSLQQLKRTAKRTTGRRALALVKDAEATSASLHWYANATGYETVPPSSLARRDRIMIHRLRLGYPTVRSHSGLRGRVVSALPGGCGRPLVHYLLDCAQNRPAKDDGGQEVTPLRREEQLQQGWYGT encoded by the coding sequence ATGCTCTTGCGGCAAAAGGTGTGTCAGGGCGGCTCCTCAGTTGGGCACGACTACCTTCGCGACCGCACAGCAAAGGTAAGGTTCCAGGGCCACGTCTCCAGCAAGCAGGGCTTCGAGAACGGCACCCCGCAAGGGGGCGTCCTCAGCCCAACGCTTTTCAACGCCCTCATGGAAGCCCTTGCCGGGCTTCCGCTAGGACGCAACGTCACCCTACTCAGCTACGCCGACGACCTCGCGTTAGTCGCCGTAGGTAGAGGCAACAGGCTCTCATGGGCACAGAAGGCCCTCGACTCAGTCACCGCTGCCTGCAGAGACCTAGGTCTCTCGGTTTCAGCCGGGAAGTCGAGGGCGATGTCGATCCTCGGCCCGACGCCTGAGCAGAGCCTGAGGATACAGGGTGTACGACTCGAGTGGTGCACAGCGTACCAGTACCTTGGAGTGTGGATCGACCACAGGCTCACCTTCTCGAAGGAGGCTGAGTACCTGAAGAGTAGGATGAAGTGCCGGCTCACCGTGATGCGGAGGATGACGACCACGAGAGCGGGGGCGACGCACCGAGTCCTTAAACTGTATTACGTACAGGCCGTCCGTACCCTCGCGGACTACGCGGCGGTGGCGATGGTGTCCCTCTCAGACAGCGTCGCGACTTCTCTCGAGAGGTGCCAGAACGACGCGCTGCGGCATATCCTCGGAGCGCCCAGGTGGACGAAGCTAGAGGCTCTGCGAGCAGAGGCTGAGCTCCCTCCCCTGATGCTCCGGATCGAACAGGTGGCAGCCGCGTGGGCAGCCAAAACAGTCGTCAGACTGTCCGACACCCCTGCGAGACGGAGGTTACTAACCTCTCTAGCACAGGATGCCAGGCTTTTCACCGACAGGACGTGGGCACGAGGGATAGCGAGAGCGACCCGACTCTCACTCCCGGACGTGGACCTGGCAGGAAGAGGACCGGATGAGAAGGCAGAGGGCTACGTCGACCCGCCGCCATGGGCTGCGGATGTGGCTCGCTTCCACATGGACCCCTTGCCTTTCAGCAAGCAGCAGTGCTCACGCGAGACCTTACTCGCCCACGCAAGAGGAACCCTTGCCCGCACATCTTCGGATGGGGCAAGTGTATACTACACGGACGGATCCGTTGAccgagagagaggcagaacagcGGCGGCCTTCGTGAGCGGCGAGGAGACACACGGTTGGCGGACCGGCGACCACTGCTCTACCCTTCAGGCAGAGCTAGTGGCACTCCTGACAGCGCTCCAGCACGCCCTACGCACCGACAACAAGGACATCAACGTTTACACTGACTCGATGACAGCACTCCAGACGCTCAGACGAGACAGGGTACGTGACAACATCAGACTGGTGACTATGACACTAGACACTCTGGCACGCCTGCGACGCGACGAGCGAGCCGTGACGTTCGCCTGGATACCCAGTCACGTGGGTGTCCCGGGCAACGAGGCGGCGGATGCAGCAGCCAAGCAGGCGCTGGACCAGGACCGGATCGCGATCGAGGTCCCTGTTAGCTTACAACAGCTAAAACGCACAGCGAAGAGGACCACAGGAAGGCGCGCGCTCGCGTTGGTGAAGGACGCTGAGGCAACCTCAGCGTCCCTTCATTGGTACGCCAACGCCACCGGCTACGAGaccgttcctccctcctccttagcgAGGAGGGATAGAATAATGATCCACAGACTGCGACTCGGCTACCCGACCGTTCGCTCCCATAGCGGACTACGAGGGCGAGTTGTGTCTGCACTGCCTGGAGGATGCGGACGACCCCTCGTCCACTACCTCCTGGACTGTGCGCAGAACAGGCCCGCTAAGGACGATGGCGGCCAGGAGGTTACACCCTTGCGGAGAGAAGAACAGCTGCAGCAAGGATGGTACGGTACCTGA